In Ovis canadensis isolate MfBH-ARS-UI-01 breed Bighorn chromosome 3, ARS-UI_OviCan_v2, whole genome shotgun sequence, one DNA window encodes the following:
- the LOC138931505 gene encoding uncharacterized protein: MPGESVSPSRGSGEAEGEREGEREPRRRRRGRRRLLPFPPCRPLCPLPLGARGALRARARVGPARAGARSAALRRGRRARGSGRGRRRAGAGPGLPQPCASGCRGDSAAQRGGNPVLHVENLAAAQPRGQGSEPCSRDSGARAVGTAHASKSRCPDPRPPGPVLSDLGCSHHPAPRTSFGTLRLESRCASLLEKEKRTPSSALRKIVPQFMPPGGPRKTRIKLGISS; this comes from the coding sequence ATGCCGGGAGAAAGCGTTTCACCCTCGCGGGGCTCGGGCGAGGCGGAGGGCGAGCGCGAGGGCGAGCGCGAGCCCCGCCGGAGGCGACGCGgtcgccgccgcctcctccccttccccccgtgccgccccctctgccccctccccctcgGAGCGCGCGGGGccctgcgcgcgcgcgcgcgtgtgggGCCGGCCCGCGCGGGAGCGCGCTCTGCTGCACTGCGCCGGGGCCGGCGGGCCCGAGGCTCTGGGCGTGGGCGCCGCCGCGCGGGGGCGGGCCCTGGCCTCCCGCAGCCGTGCGCCTCTGGCTGCCGGGGGGATTCGGCCGCCCAGCGAGGGGGTAACCCGGTCCTTCACGTGGAAAACCTTGCGGCGGCGCAGCCACGAGGGCAGGGCTCGGAGCCGTGCAGCCGGGACTCGGGGGCCCGGGCAGTCGGGACAGCCCACGCCAGCAAATCCCGCTGCCCCGATCCGAGACCCCCGGGGCCCGTCCTCAGCGACCTGGGGTGCAGCCATCACCCCGCTCCGCGTACTAGCTTTGGGACGCTCAGGCTTGAATCCAGATGTGCATCGctcctggaaaaagaaaaacgcaCCCCTTCCTCCGCCCTCAGAAAGATCGTCCCGCAGTTTATGCCTCCGGGGGGACCCCGGAAAACACGGATAAAGCTTGGGATTTCTTCCTGA